The genomic DNA ACAGATACATCCCTTCCGGTATCCCCATGACCACTGCCTCAGACGCCCGGAAATAGCGGAATTGAGAGCTGTGGAAAGAGTGTTGGATCTGGCGATCAAACACAACCATCCGGTTCATATAGTGCATGTTTCCACTCCCCAGGCGGCCATCCTGATCCAGGCGGCAAAAAAGGTGTATCCTGGGATCACTTGCGAGACCGCTCCGCACTATCTTTTGTACAATGAAGAACGGCTTTGCGGCCCGGACGCTCATCGCTGGATATGCACACCGCCCTTTAGATCAGAGCATTCGCGAGGATTGTTGGTCGAGCTTTTACAGGATGGAGTCTTTGATATCCTTGCCAGTGACCACTGCGCATTTAGGGATATCGATAAGGATCGTTTCAAAGATAATCCTGAAAAGGTACCCTGCGGTATTGCCGGGATTCGGGAGCTTTATGCCAGTCCGCAGCAAAACCTGGTGGAAAGCGGAAAGCTGAAGGGGGACATGCTGGATCGGCTTTGTCGGATCAATCCAGCTCGATTGATGAATATCAGTATACAGGAAGATGTATGGAAAAAGCATATAGAAACGATGCCTATGCCAAAGTGACCGGGAAAGCCAAGTATGCCGATGATTACAGCATGCCATACATGCTGCATGCGGTTCCCCTGCATTCCCCGGTGGCAAGCGCTTATCTGAAGCAGATCGATTGCAGCGAAGCCCAAAACATGCCTGGAGTAATCAGGGTGGTGACTGCTACCGACATTCCCGGGAAGATCAAGTTTGGGCAGATCATCCCAGATTATCCCACGCTGGTGCACAAACGCATACGCAGTACGGGGGATGTGATCGCGCTGGTGGTGGCGGAAAGCCGGGAACAAGCTTTGGCGGCATCTGCCAGGATCAAGCTGGAGCTTCAGCAGCGGCCTGCTTTGTACACTGCAGAGGAAGCATTACTGCCGGATGCGGAATTGATAAATCCGGAGCATGGCAGCAATATCTGCAATTACCATCGGATTAGAACTGGTGATATTGAAACCGGAGAGCAGGAAGCCGATATCGTTTTCGACCAGGAATTCAATACATCACACGTAGAACACGCATATTTGGAACCGGAGGCGTCGCTCTGTTACCAGCGTCCGGATGGAGTGATGGAAGTGATTGGCAGCATGCAACATCCCTTCAGTACCCGCCGATTTGTGGCATCCACTCTGGGTTGGGAATTGAAGGATGTGGAGGTGAAGACAGTGCCTATGGGCGGTGGTTTTGGAGGCAAAGACGATACTGCCGCGCTGGTTTGCGCCCGGGCTGCTCTCTGCGCATTTCTTACCGGGAGGCCAGTGAAACTGACCTACAGCCGGGAAATGAGTATGCGGGAAAGCTATAAACGCCATCCTTACAAGATGCAATACCGGATGGGTGTAAAGTGCGATGGCAGGATTACATTTGTGAAAGTGCGCATGCTGGC from Candidatus Cloacimonadota bacterium includes the following:
- a CDS encoding dihydroorotase family protein, whose translation is EAGLYSSYEAIEHWMLASEATKTRILVHCEDDATLQEYSQIHPFRYPHDHCLRRPEIAELRAVERVLDLAIKHNHPVHIVHVSTPQAAILIQAAKKVYPGITCETAPHYLLYNEERLCGPDAHRWICTPPFRSEHSRGLLVELLQDGVFDILASDHCAFRDIDKDRFKDNPEKVPCGIAGIRELYASPQQNLVESGKLKGDMLDRLCRINPARLMNISIQEDVWKKHIETMPMPK